GCTGGCAGAGTATAGGAGGTTTATCTGTGTCAAATAGGCAGTCTGAAAAGTTTGGTTACAAAGTTCTTTCTGAAGAGCTGGTATAACAATTAATATTTGACAAATGACGTTACTAGCACAGTTTAGtcaaatgtcaggaaaaaaggtgtggattttttcccagtaaaagcGGTGCATGCTTTTCCTATGCAACCTTCCTGttacttcttttgttttggttttttgtctcctcccctcccacccatGCAGTAGTTGGACTAGACATCCAAGATGAAATGGGAAGGCACGAAGTGGGTCATATTGACAACTCGATGAAGATACCTCTCAATAATGGGGATGGCTGCAGATTTGAGGGCCATTTCAGCATCAACAAGGTGAGTAGGAATGACAGTGGGTGAGTGTGTGCTGGCTGGGAAAAAGCTAGCAAGATCCATTTGTAAAATGCTCATGAAAATCTGTGTGACAGTGTCTCTCCTGTAGAGTGTACGTTCACGTCCCTTATCAGTGGTAAGATTAAGTCTCTCAGGGCTGCAGAACAGtctggggagaggaggctgCATAGACAGACCCACAGAGAATGTGTTAGATCAGGCTTTTTCTTCGTTCTCCAAAACAGGTAATCAAGATAGCATTGCTtaacagcagagagcagctctgtgttGCGGCCAGTGCTGTCTCTTTCAGTGCATCAGCCTGGTGTTTAGGGGATGTATGAACTCCCTACTAATGCCGAATGGCTTCCATGTTTACTTGTCACGACTTTTGCACCTTCAGAATGTGACTCACTGTGCAGAGGTCTGTGGTAATGTCTCTGTCCAAGTGCTCTTTTGTTCCGAGAGCCACAGAATGACAGGAATGTTCCCTACTAGAGGGTGCCAGCTTAACAGAAGTGGCTCCATGCTGAGATGTTTGGAATACATGCATGCGGCCTCTGCGCATGCGGCCTCTGCGCATGCTTTGTCAGGATGCTCCGCTTGTGTCTCAAAGAATGAAAATCCAGGCCTGGAGGAGGCTCCTCGCTGGGACGGGTGTGTTCAGAATTGAATAATCTTGCTATGTAATGTTGGAGATGACtagctggggtgggggaggcagTGGTGGGGCCCACTGATGTCCTAAGAAGGGCACACCCTTTATTCACGCCTCCTCATGTACCACAGGCTACAAAATCCtacttccttcttttcctcccaggTCATGTTAAATCGCATCTAAAAATAACAGGCAGAACCTCTTACTACTGATTCTGTGGCATGGAAAGGATTAGGGACTTAAAAAGAGGACGTTTCTTTCCTCGCCTCTAAGCCACCAAGATTACTGGCAGCTGATAGCCCACAAAACTGGGAGAGGGCTTCTTGAAAGGTAGTTCTTGTTCTGTTAATTCCCAAAGCACAGAGGTGAAATACTTGGGGTTTTGTCTGCTAGATATGGTGTGTTCTGCTCACCAAAGCAACTCAAAAGGGGGTTGCTGTATGTGGCAGTGAGGAGCTCCCTTCACTGCTTAATCTGTGAAAGGCCACTAATTGCATTGGCTCATATAGTGGTTGGGACTGCTGACTTCTGGCTCTGAAAACCTGAACCTCTCGTGTATGAGCTGGAAGTCATACCCTTGGCAGAAATTGTACAGGCTTCTGTATGAGCTGGTATCTGGAGTGGGACATGGCCAGGCTTTGAAACGTGACCGAGGGTTGCACTTGGGTGTTATTCTCGAACCTGAAGAAGGAGGACAAGGTAACAGGGAGATGATTGTGTGTACTACTTACTGCAGAGTCTGCCACCCTGTTTACCGAGCTTGTGCATGACACAGCTTGTGTCCACACCTGAAAGTGTTCCCAGGAGTGCACTGCTGTTCCTCAAATCATTTAAATTAGCTTTCCTGAAAGCACATGGAACCGGCATGTGGCCTCCCGTGGCCCTGCTGGTGAGGTGTCTCTGCAGAGAGCACAATGGGCACCAGTTGTATAACCATCCTCCCACTCTTGTTTTAGGCCATGTCAGATTGCTCCTCAGTGTTGCTTAATTTCCCAACCTTTTCtcaataggaaaaaattcttgCACCCTCTATAACAGTGATTGAGCTGAATCTGCTGAAAGACTTCACAGAGTAGGGCTAGTGACCTGAAAAGTGTGTGCATGCTAGAGTGATCCCATCAGAATGACACCAGtgctcattttctgtcttggaaCTGAGTCCTTAGgtgaaatctgtatttttcagaactttGTATTTCCCTCcgtttaaaaaattaaaaacacatttgacAAAATTCCTGCACTTGGAAGGGCTATTGCCAGGGCTAGAAGCTAAAGATATAGCTTAGTTTATATGGGAAGCCCCAtttgttttggtggtgttttttctctttttatataaaactcATTCTTATGCACAATATTCTCAAATGTAAGGTTGCTCATGACCAGTACTACAGTGAGAATATACCCACAGCTTTCTTGGGTTGTTCTGTAGCAGTGGGCCCATTTACAAATGCAAGATGTGGGAGTAAAACATTAAGCAACTGTTTGTTGCCTGTCAGAGACATGAATCTTATTTTAATAGGGATGAAAGACATAGCCTTAAGTGTTAGGAATCCCTAAAGTTGGGAGTGATCCACTCATCACCTCCTAGTCAGCAGCAGTAGCAATGTGAGGGTGCCAGACTCTTGGGCTGCGGGATGTAACCGATCTCCGCTCTGTATGCAGTACGGTGGTGTTGGTCAAGTGCAGGAAGGTATTTCAGAGCCTTTCTCTCACGTGCCAGAGGTTGTCCACTGCTAAGTAGATACAGCCTGCTAGGCTGGATGGATGCAGGCATTTCTGCTTCATATCACAGAGCCTAGCAATTCCTTGAGGGATAAAATGCGAAATCCTGTCTTCCTTGTCTTGACTAATTTTAGGTCCCTGGTAACTTTCACGTGTCAACACACAGTGCCACTGCGCAGCCTCAGAATCCTGACATGACTCATGTCATCCACAAGCTCTCATTTGGGGACAAGTTACAGGTGAGTTCTCTTCCCTGAAAATTCTCTGGCTCTAGGGGAATGAACGCAATGAGAGTGACTTTAATATTAGACACTTTGGTTTTATGGAAGGGCCATGTACAGTGTGGGGAGGACGTAAAAAAGGACTGCCTGGGTAAGCAAGCCTATCCCTTGCATTCATGCAATGTACACTCAGTCCGGAAGAGTTCGCAAACTTTTTACATGCCGCCACTTCAGGAAGGAGCAGTGTTCAGTCATAGAATAACTTTGCTGTTTTCATCTGAAACGGAAAGTGCTTTTGGAAGACTATGTGGCTATCTTCCTGCAGGGAGTAGAAATGAGGATTCATGGCTTTGCAAAATCCTGTGCAGTACTGTTTTCAGTATTAATACAGCAAACAAATCTTGACTGCCTTTGCAGAGGAGCAGTGAGTATACTAAGGGAAGATGTGTGCTCGCTACTGTCTGTACCATAGCACCAGTCAAGTTCTTTTTCATCCACTTCACTGTACTTGTATAGCAGACACCTATTAGTCAAATTTGTTCTATGAAACATGAGTTAGACTTAGAACTGCCAGTTCGCTGCTGGGAAGAAGCTGAATGTGTGCACTTGCCCAGTGGGCAGAGTTTCACCAGGTGTTGCAAGTTATGTAATAATTCCTGATTTCTCAATAAGGACAGATTACAGCACTTCTCTAGCCTACTTCCAAGGAGCTAGCATCATAGGTGGGAGTTATATATGTGCACACCCAGTTTGCGACTCACCCTAAACATTGCTTACCCGTAGTCTCTCTGTAATCTTCTTTCCTCAGCACAGACGTCTCATTAGTCTGCTTCTTGTACACCCACTTCCAAAACCCTTTTTCATGCTAACAAGTCTAAGCGTTGCTTTGTAGTCTTCTGATTCTGCTCCCGGCTTCTTTTAGGAAATATCTTGTGTGGGAACGGTGAAATATTAGCATATAAATAAGCTTGGCTTAATGTCTGTAAAGCACACTGagattatgaaaaatattaggTAAGTGCTAATAGGGAGTTCTGCAGTTTGCGTGGGAAATCAGTGCTCTAAGGTAGCGTTCCCATTGTTTTATCATGGAGTCTTTGAGTAATGGAGCTGAACTATGCATCAGCATGAATGAGATGAGAAGCCTGGACAGTTAGGGGAAAAGGAGCAAGCATCTTCAGTTCTGGTGGTGAGAAACCTGTCTAGCAAACATGTAGTTGGCTCCTGATTTGGACAAGTTCTGATTAGTATTTTCAAAGTTCAGAATAACTACTCATCATCTCCATACACAAGAATGGAGCATGTAGGTGCTGCTGATCCTGTAGGCAAACGTGAGTTCAACAGCACAAATTAAAGAAGGATATGTTCATTAAACAGGTGCTGCCAAGACTCAGCAAGCAGTATAGAGAGCCAGCAAGTATGGAGAGCTTTAAATCTATCTAGATACACCTTTGAATATTTTGGGTTGTCTGCACCTGCTTTGATGTAATATATGCTCATATTTCTTAAAGAGGGTGAGGAGCTTCTCATTCGCTTGTGTCATATGCTGGGAGTTAGTTCTTTGTAGATTGTTACCAACTCTGCCAGAATGATCCACTAAGGTACATGCTGTGTTCTCCCGAAAAACCAGTCTGTCTGAAATAGAGATTTAAATCTCATCTGGCATTGAATGAGCTTCAGTTCTTCAACAGTAGTTCATGCACAATAGTGGCAGACTTTTTGTAGATTTTTACCTCACGTAGATGAGATCAAAATTCAAACCAATGAGGTTCTTGCACGTCAGGTAACCCAGTAAAGAAAGAGATGTGGAAAGCAGGAGattatatgtttttaatcatAGAATTCACTTGAGTGCTAGATCACGGTGTTGAATAATCCTAGTTTTAACCTTGTGAGAGGTCTTGTCTTCCCTTGATAGTTGCAAGGTTGGAAGTTATTTTAGCCTGCTGTTGGACTCTGCCTGAGTTATATGTCCAGTTATATGTCTTTGCATGTGTTTGTAGAGGTTAAAGCCTAGGGTGTTCAAGGCCCTGGCAAGCAGCTTTTTGAGGTCCGTATTGCAGGAGAATAAAGCGTTGGCACTGTTAAACCACTGACTAGCCTCCTGTGCCACTACTCCAAGCACTAAATTTGGCCTTGGTAGCGCAGGACAGTCCTGAGAATGTCTGGCTAAACAGGCTTGCTTAAGTTCTCTGttgcaaagcaatttttttactgtggcCAAAAGCCTACTCCTTGTTGAAGTCCCTCCAGGTACTTAACAAGGTACAAACAAGTATGTTCCCCCAAGGAACACACCTGTGCGCTTTGTAGAGCAGGGATTAATTAGCAATCCATGGACAGCAAGTATTGTAATGGGAGTCCAGAATATTCCACAAGGAAAATCATGATAAAACGTAGGACTGGGAGTTACAAGTGCCATCCATGTTGCAAAGACAAGAGAGGCAGATGCACCAAAGGACCTGATGGCACAGAAACAGGCAGTTGTGGAGATGTCTGGTGGCTTTGTGGAAGCTCTGTATCTCACAGCTTTGCAAACTCGCTGTGTAGAGAGATGCAGAGCAGACAGCTTTTACATATAAACAGAAGTGTGGATGCTGGGGAGCCAAGGACAAGAATGTAAGTCCAAATACACAGGTACCTCACAGGATAGATACAGTTGTTTGCTGAGTAATCACTCAAATATTTACTGTTAGAGTGTTTGAAGTGGACCTTAAAGTCTCTGGCCCAGATGCTGTAAGAGACTTACTTCTCAGCTGTATCAAGAATGGAACGTAATCCTGTAGCCCAGTCCAGgggcttctctttctttgtatgCTTTTTACAATGAGTAAAGAATATGTACAGTCTGCATGTGTAGTTTGGAAATGGTTGCTGTtgtgtaaaatatttgaaatgccAGCAGACTGAAAGGCACTGTAGAAGGATCAGCTGTTGGTTTTACCAACAGTGTTACCAGCACCTTGCCAGTTGAACTTACTGATGATTTTGTCTCTCTAAAATTTCCTTTCTCAGGAGAGAAATGGGTTCAGTTGCTGCTTCCTCCAAACCATCATCCACTCCATAGCATTCAGAATAGGGAAACAGCTATTAGGATGAGACAAGTACATCCACACGCTATCTGTTGTTGAGAGGGTCTGGGAAGGAGATTGCATTGCCCTGTTAGTGAGGTGAAACTCTGTCACACCCATGATCGAATACTTCTTCCAAACTCTTCTTCCCTGTTGTCTGGCTTAAGGTCAGGAATTTCTAGGTTGTGGAGTTATTTGTCCTTTCTGTATAGCTTACTGTACATTATGTGAATGATGCAACCTCTAATCTACAGCTGTTGCTGTGGAGTTTTCCCTGGCTAGAGAGTTCACAAATTGATTATGCTGTTGGTGGACATTAGACTCCAGATCATAGTATGTAGAAGGCATGGGATGGAAATCCTGTTATTCTGGGCAAACAGATACTTGCATGCCTGGGACGGGCTGCAGGAAAAGCTGTATGGATGGCAGTGTTGGCATGTGTCCTTCCCATCTCCAAGGGCATAGTGTGCATGCTGTGAAATCTGGGCTAATGAGTTAAAGCTGCACAAGCCCAACTGGTCTGACGTGAGCTACCTTTACAGGAGAACTCTTGAGTTTTAACCTCAATATGActcccatttattttcctttcagcctgATAAATGAATTTCACAGTTAACTATGCAAAGCTCTTAGGAAATATCTCACAATGAAATTTCACAACTGGCCTCTTCCAACTGCAATTCCTTTAGCTTTGGAGTGGTTTTGGAGTTTCATCTTGTAAGACGTTGTGCAATCAACTTTTTTACTTGGAACCAACCTCTGTGTTGATGGTCACTGAAAGATATTTCAAGTCAACTGTTACTGAGTTGAGGCTTTGTTTTTGGAAAGGTTGAATCAGGCTAATCTCCTTGTTGCAGGGTAGGATAGGGAAGCAAAGATCAAGAGTACCAAGTCAGAGCATAGTTTCTTCATATGCCTTTTTGCTTTCCAGGTCCACAACGTTCATGGAGCATTCAATGCCTTGGAGGGAGCAGACAAACTCAGCTCAAATCGTATGTATTCTTGGTGATTACAGGTCTTAGCCACTCTCTGCAGGAGGGAAAACAGGGCCATTCATGCAACACTGGTGTCTTTAATTTGCCTCTTTAACCAAAATGATCCAGACATGActgacatttccattttctctagTACCATAAAGAAGGCTTAGTCCAAAAGGTCCTTTGCAGCCCTTCTGCAACCTGCACATTGTCTACAGCTCTGTTATGACCAACTCAGAATTACTGAGTTTTTTATCCATATTCTATTCCTATAGCTTCCCTTTGCTGCTGTCACCACCACCAGAACTTTTCCTTATTCTTGTGTTGCAAGTTAGCTCTTACCTTAAGTTCTACCCTGTGGCTGGAAGGACAGACAttttcattgcccttctttATGACCAgcaacacaaaaagaaatttccagTGCATGCTACAATTCAGCGtagtttttctccttcaagtGTTCAGGCTCCTGCAGGATATCAGTCTTGTCCACTTCTCGGAACAAAATTTCTATGGCTCTTCCTGAAGCTAGACAattgtgttgtggtttttttttcctccaggagcCAAACGTCATTGTGTTACACTTGGCCAAAGGATCCTCCAGAGAAATCATTTAGAATTCTGTTTTAGAACTGTTTCAGCAGACACAAAAAATGGCACAAGccatttaaataatgaaaaaaaaaaaagaatagttgtTAAGCAACTgtaggagaaggaagaagagaaagaaagaaagaaagatgggTGCACAAGAAATGGGACGACACAGGTTGTGATGCCTCagctttttctgtcaaaaagaaGCTCAGTGAGCTGCAGCTCTAACCTTAGCTAGTTCTTGATTTAACCAGGACAGCTTTTTGTGGTGCTGATAAGTGTTATCACTTATAGTTGCAAGCAGTTAGGAAGGTTCAAGTGACCCAAAGTCATCTCCGTGGATTGTGGTACTACAGAAGGCTTAGAATGGTGGGCAGGTTCTGGTGTCATCCAACTACCTTACAAAGTTTTGTACAAAGGACATAAACGTAGGATATGAAATTGTCACTTTGTCACAGAACCTGAGATAAGGAGGAGGGAGATACCTTTTCTGTGACTTACTTGTTTTAGTCAATTTTGCACATTTACTTTGAAATGTTGTGTAGGCTGACGCGTTTCTCTGAATGCTAATGTatactttcctttcctttcccgACCACAGCTCTTGCATCTCACGATTACATATTGAAGATAGTCCCGACGGTGTACGAAGACATGAGCGGCAAGCAGCGATACTCATACCAATACACTGTAGCAAATAAGGTAAAGCAGCAGGTAGTTCTCAGAGAAGCTCCTCATTGCAGCCCAGTGGATGCATGGAGGATCTTCAGTCATCATTCCTCCTCCCTcttgctcctctgctctgcagccatGTACGTTTGTTTGTAGGTGAGCAGTAGCCTCTGCTGGGAGAAAGAGGAACTGAAGCTCTTCAGAGTGGGGCTTCCTGTTGCTCCTGGTGCTGGCGTTTACCAGGGTTGGGATTGTGAGGGCTTTTCAGAGCAGGTGGTGGTATTGTTTTAATTCTAGAGAAAGGTATTCTCACTCCTGACTTTCTCATATGTCACTTTAACTGATCTAGATTTCTATAAATTGTGTGGAAAGTTTTTCTATGCTGCAGGAGCTCTTGTGATTTGTGTCAAGATGCATCTGGATGGAAACTACAATCCAACTGAACGTACAAAACAGCACTTACATGTGGTTTTATCAATAAAACAGTCTCAATTGTGATGGATGTATCAGACAAATAAATTAGCAGAGTTTTTAGCTTTTTACAGATGTTGATTTCAGATATTAAGCCACTGAACCTGCAGCAGCAAATACATACTGGCTGACTATTTCACAGCGCCTACTTTATTATAGTGGATTATGATAGTTACTGTAACTTtataatt
This portion of the Gymnogyps californianus isolate 813 chromosome 14, ASM1813914v2, whole genome shotgun sequence genome encodes:
- the ERGIC1 gene encoding endoplasmic reticulum-Golgi intermediate compartment protein 1 isoform X2, producing the protein MPFDFRRFDIYRKVPKDLTQPTYTGAIISVCCCLFILFLFLSELTGFIATEIVNELYVDDPDKDSGGKIEVNLNISLPNLHCELVGLDIQDEMGRHEVGHIDNSMKIPLNNGDGCRFEGHFSINKVPGNFHVSTHSATAQPQNPDMTHVIHKLSFGDKLQVHNVHGAFNALEGADKLSSNPLASHDYILKIVPTVYEDMSGKQRYSYQYTVANKTPCFLTSPDCHCPKICCRSSAIRALKIL